The following proteins come from a genomic window of Novosphingobium aromaticivorans DSM 12444:
- a CDS encoding SulP family inorganic anion transporter: MSLNFNNYRRQWFTDGSTARRDILAGIVVALALIPEAIGFSIIAGVDPRVGLYASVAIAITIALIGGRPGMISAATAAVAVLVVPLVRDHGVEYLFAATILMGVIQIVAGLLRLNLVMQFVSRSVITGFVNALAILIFMAQLPQLTNVGWETYAMVAAGLAIIYLLPRITTAVPSPLVAILVLTAVAIGMGIDVNTVGDMGKLPEGLPSLALPQVPLTLETLRIILPYSLTMAAVGLLESLLTAQIVDDMTDTDSDKRQECAGQGGANIVAALFGGMGGCAMIGQSVINVTSGGRTRLSTFVAGAFLLFLLAVLGPYVGRVPMPALVAVMIMVSIGTFSWNSIPNLRRHPPTSSIVMLTTVIVVVATHDLSLGVLAGVLLSGIFFAGKVQRMFTVEREGSADGVLATYRVTGEIFFASVERFTRVFQAEDQAERVVIDVTRAHFWDISGVGALDKVVARLRRDGRQVEVIGYNQASADIIDRFALHDKTGVELGVVPH, translated from the coding sequence ATGTCTCTCAATTTCAATAATTATCGCCGCCAGTGGTTCACTGACGGGAGCACCGCCCGCCGGGACATTCTGGCGGGCATCGTCGTCGCGCTTGCCCTTATTCCCGAAGCGATCGGGTTTTCGATCATCGCCGGCGTGGATCCCCGGGTCGGGCTTTACGCCTCAGTTGCCATCGCCATCACGATCGCCCTGATCGGCGGGCGTCCCGGCATGATTTCGGCTGCCACGGCGGCTGTTGCGGTTCTCGTGGTGCCCCTCGTCCGGGACCACGGCGTCGAATACCTGTTTGCCGCAACGATCCTGATGGGTGTGATCCAGATCGTCGCGGGGCTGCTGCGGCTCAACCTGGTGATGCAGTTCGTGTCCCGGTCGGTCATCACCGGCTTCGTCAATGCGCTCGCCATCCTGATCTTCATGGCGCAGCTGCCCCAACTCACCAATGTCGGGTGGGAGACCTATGCCATGGTCGCCGCGGGCCTGGCGATCATCTACCTGCTGCCCCGCATCACCACTGCGGTGCCTTCGCCGCTCGTCGCGATCCTGGTGCTGACGGCAGTCGCCATTGGCATGGGCATCGATGTGAACACGGTGGGCGACATGGGCAAGCTTCCCGAAGGTCTGCCAAGTCTTGCGCTGCCGCAGGTTCCCCTGACCCTGGAAACGCTGCGCATCATCCTGCCCTATTCGCTCACCATGGCGGCCGTCGGCTTGCTGGAATCGCTGCTAACCGCTCAGATCGTCGATGACATGACCGACACGGACAGCGACAAGCGCCAGGAATGTGCCGGGCAAGGCGGGGCCAATATCGTTGCTGCCCTGTTTGGCGGCATGGGCGGATGCGCGATGATCGGCCAATCGGTGATCAACGTGACTTCGGGCGGGCGCACGCGGCTTTCGACCTTCGTCGCCGGCGCGTTTCTGCTGTTCCTGCTCGCCGTGCTCGGGCCCTATGTTGGCCGTGTGCCGATGCCGGCGCTGGTTGCGGTGATGATCATGGTCTCGATCGGCACCTTCAGCTGGAACTCGATTCCCAATCTGCGTCGCCATCCGCCGACTTCGTCGATCGTCATGCTGACAACCGTGATCGTAGTAGTTGCCACGCACGACCTTTCGCTGGGCGTGCTGGCCGGCGTCTTGCTCTCGGGCATCTTCTTTGCGGGCAAGGTCCAGCGCATGTTCACGGTCGAACGCGAAGGTTCGGCCGATGGCGTGCTGGCGACCTACCGCGTGACGGGCGAAATCTTCTTCGCCTCGGTCGAGCGCTTCACCCGGGTCTTCCAGGCGGAAGACCAGGCAGAGCGCGTGGTCATCGATGTGACGAGGGCGCATTTCTGGGACATTTCCGGCGTCGGCGCGCTCGACAAGGTCGTCGCCCGGCTGCGCCGCGACGGACGGCAGGTTGAAGTCATCGGCTACAACCAGGCCAGCGCCGACATCATCGACCGCTTTGCCTTGCACGACAAGACCGGCGTCGAACTGGGCGTGGTGCCGCATTAA